Proteins found in one Arachis stenosperma cultivar V10309 chromosome 8, arast.V10309.gnm1.PFL2, whole genome shotgun sequence genomic segment:
- the LOC130943943 gene encoding uncharacterized protein At4g00950-like, producing MSGCKTESETEQEQSNTSILLPIFKFNPQTTMVDYSYSSSPERSGIVTPPLCTLASVPFGWEEEPGKPRITSSSSSNTNAIVTLTNSKSKSKSKSLQLPPRLQQLVHDEGDDDATKVHSPSSVLEGPYCISRSNTCHLPPSSRALDKGMRMKERGWFGSLRGRKGFNVKREVSRGSYVFSSNSTSSADEDYHGNKVRSVTKMQRSRSISHLFHAKPWTMICESFKQVVPWKSQKLKEVGYGALNL from the exons atgaGTGGTTGTAAAACAGAGTCAGAAACAGAGCAAGAACAGAGTAACACATCAATTCTTCTACCAATATTCAAGTTCAATCCTCAAACAACAATGGTGGAttattcttattcttcttctcctgAGAGGTCAGGGATTGTAACTCCACCACTTTGCACCTTAGCCTCAGTACCATTTGGTTGGGAAGAGGAACCTGGCAAGCCAAGAataacttcttcttcttcttctaatacTAATGCCATTGTTACTTTGACCAACTCAAAGTCAAAGTCAAAGTCAAAGTCATTGCAACTTCCTCCAAGATTGCAACAACTAGttcatgatgaaggtgatgatgaTGCAACCAAAGTTCACTCACCAAGCAGTGTATTGGAGGGTCCTTATTGTATCTCAAGAAGTAATACTTGCCACCTTCCTCCATCTTCTAGG GCTCTAGACAAAGGAATGAGAATGAAGGAGAGAGGGTGGTTTGGTTCATTAAGGGGAAGGAAGGGCTTCAATGTCAAAAGGGAAGTGAGTAGGGGTAGTTATGTCTTTTCCTCTAATTCTACATCTTCTGCTGATGAAGATTATCATGGCAATAAGGTGAGAAGTGTGACAAAGATGCAACGTTCTAGAAGCATTTCCCACCTCTTCCATGCCAAGCCATGG ACAATGATATGTGAGAGCTTCAAGCAAGTGGTTCCATGGAAGAGTCAAAAGCTCAAGGAAGTTGGCTATGGTGCCCTTAATCTCTAG
- the LOC130943941 gene encoding uncharacterized protein LOC130943941 isoform X1, with product MMAAAAAEVRAAWQRTANRCFVQEDAKRAPKLACCQPCCAASKPVDAGAANAADESNHAAVSATSFNNKSSLSSLTPDSRWWLHPQPSYGSRKGLTYEELISLQDDIEILKASDKNDFVDCSMSLESDISWIEVGKSWPWWRTSDRDELASFVSQKSVNHIENCDLPPPQKYLSGQPCGSADSTARSKGSLPALSCDTRHVYLASNKSSSIYSSIHEDVMDQVLEGNHSKTELIEALCRSQTRARMAEEAAKQAYAEKEHIITLFFKQASQLFAYKQWFQLLLVENLHIQLKNNKDRQISGLFQAPASFERGAKPWKTRHKPKGDITTTYAVAFALGLSLVGAGLILGWSVGWMLPRL from the exons ATGAtggcggcggcggcggcggaAGTGAGAGCGGCTTGGCAAAGAACGGCTAACCGTTGCTTTGTCCAAGAAGATGCAAAGAGAGCTCCCAAGTTAGCATGTTGTCAACCTTGCTGCGCAGCTTCGAAACCGGTCGATGCCGGAGCTGCCAATGCAGCAGATGAATCTAATCATGCTGCCGTTAGTGCCACCTCTTTTAACAACAAATCTTCACTTTCCAGTCTAACACCTGACTCAAGATGGTGGTTGCACCCGCAGCCGAGTTACGGATCTCGAAAAGGTTTAACATATGAAGAGTTAATTTCATTACAGGATGACATTGAGATTTTGAAAGCTAGTGATAAAAATGATTTCGTTGACTGCTCAATGTCTTTAGAATCGGATATTTCTTGGATTGAAGTTGGTAAGTCATGGCCTTGGTGGCGAACTTCGGATAGAGACGAGTTAGCTTCCTTTGTTTCGCAGAAATCGGTAAACCACATTGAGAATTGCGACCTTCCTCCGCCGCAGAAGTATCTTAGTGGGCAGCCTTGTGGCTCTGCCGATTCGACGGCTCGATCGAAGGGAAGTTTACCGGCACTTTCTTGCGATACAAGGCATGTATATCTTGCTTCTAACAAGTCTTCAAG CATTTATAGCTCAATCCATGAGGATGTTATGGATCAAGTTTTGGAGGGAAACCATAGCAAAACAGAGCTGATAGAAGCACTGTGTCGCTCTCAAACAAGGGCGAGGATGGCGGAAGAGGCGGCGAAACAGGCTTATGCTGAGAAAGAGCACATTATTACACTGTTTTTCAAACAGGCTTCACAACTCTTCGCCTATAAGCAATGGTTTCAGTTGCTGCTTGTAGAAAATCTTCACATTCAACTCAAGAATAACAAGGATCGGCAAATCTCCGGTCTCTTCCAGGCTCCGGCGTCCTTTGAACGTGGCGCGAAACCTTGGAAGACAAGGCATAAACCAAAAGGTGATATCACAACAACATATGCTGTGGCATTTGCTTTAGGATTGAGTCTTGTTGGTGCTGGCTTGATCTTAGGATGGAGTGTTGGATGGATGTTACCGCGTTTGTAG
- the LOC130943941 gene encoding uncharacterized protein LOC130943941 isoform X2 codes for MMAAAAAEVRAAWQRTANRCFVQEDAKRAPKLACCQPCCAASKPVDAGAANAADESNHAAVSATSFNNKSSLSSLTPDSRWWLHPQPSYGSRKGLTYEELISLQDDIEILKASDKNDFVDCSMSLESDISWIEVGKSWPWWRTSDRDELASFVSQKSVNHIENCDLPPPQKYLSGQPCGSADSTARSKGSLPALSCDTSIYSSIHEDVMDQVLEGNHSKTELIEALCRSQTRARMAEEAAKQAYAEKEHIITLFFKQASQLFAYKQWFQLLLVENLHIQLKNNKDRQISGLFQAPASFERGAKPWKTRHKPKGDITTTYAVAFALGLSLVGAGLILGWSVGWMLPRL; via the exons ATGAtggcggcggcggcggcggaAGTGAGAGCGGCTTGGCAAAGAACGGCTAACCGTTGCTTTGTCCAAGAAGATGCAAAGAGAGCTCCCAAGTTAGCATGTTGTCAACCTTGCTGCGCAGCTTCGAAACCGGTCGATGCCGGAGCTGCCAATGCAGCAGATGAATCTAATCATGCTGCCGTTAGTGCCACCTCTTTTAACAACAAATCTTCACTTTCCAGTCTAACACCTGACTCAAGATGGTGGTTGCACCCGCAGCCGAGTTACGGATCTCGAAAAGGTTTAACATATGAAGAGTTAATTTCATTACAGGATGACATTGAGATTTTGAAAGCTAGTGATAAAAATGATTTCGTTGACTGCTCAATGTCTTTAGAATCGGATATTTCTTGGATTGAAGTTGGTAAGTCATGGCCTTGGTGGCGAACTTCGGATAGAGACGAGTTAGCTTCCTTTGTTTCGCAGAAATCGGTAAACCACATTGAGAATTGCGACCTTCCTCCGCCGCAGAAGTATCTTAGTGGGCAGCCTTGTGGCTCTGCCGATTCGACGGCTCGATCGAAGGGAAGTTTACCGGCACTTTCTTGCGATACAAG CATTTATAGCTCAATCCATGAGGATGTTATGGATCAAGTTTTGGAGGGAAACCATAGCAAAACAGAGCTGATAGAAGCACTGTGTCGCTCTCAAACAAGGGCGAGGATGGCGGAAGAGGCGGCGAAACAGGCTTATGCTGAGAAAGAGCACATTATTACACTGTTTTTCAAACAGGCTTCACAACTCTTCGCCTATAAGCAATGGTTTCAGTTGCTGCTTGTAGAAAATCTTCACATTCAACTCAAGAATAACAAGGATCGGCAAATCTCCGGTCTCTTCCAGGCTCCGGCGTCCTTTGAACGTGGCGCGAAACCTTGGAAGACAAGGCATAAACCAAAAGGTGATATCACAACAACATATGCTGTGGCATTTGCTTTAGGATTGAGTCTTGTTGGTGCTGGCTTGATCTTAGGATGGAGTGTTGGATGGATGTTACCGCGTTTGTAG
- the LOC130943941 gene encoding uncharacterized protein LOC130943941 isoform X3: MMAAAAAEVRAAWQRTANRCFVQEDAKRAPKLACCQPCCAASKPVDAGAANAADESNHAAVSATSFNNKSSLSSLTPDSRWWLHPQPSYGSRKESDISWIEVGKSWPWWRTSDRDELASFVSQKSVNHIENCDLPPPQKYLSGQPCGSADSTARSKGSLPALSCDTRHVYLASNKSSSIYSSIHEDVMDQVLEGNHSKTELIEALCRSQTRARMAEEAAKQAYAEKEHIITLFFKQASQLFAYKQWFQLLLVENLHIQLKNNKDRQISGLFQAPASFERGAKPWKTRHKPKGDITTTYAVAFALGLSLVGAGLILGWSVGWMLPRL; this comes from the exons ATGAtggcggcggcggcggcggaAGTGAGAGCGGCTTGGCAAAGAACGGCTAACCGTTGCTTTGTCCAAGAAGATGCAAAGAGAGCTCCCAAGTTAGCATGTTGTCAACCTTGCTGCGCAGCTTCGAAACCGGTCGATGCCGGAGCTGCCAATGCAGCAGATGAATCTAATCATGCTGCCGTTAGTGCCACCTCTTTTAACAACAAATCTTCACTTTCCAGTCTAACACCTGACTCAAGATGGTGGTTGCACCCGCAGCCGAGTTACGGATCTCGAAAAG AATCGGATATTTCTTGGATTGAAGTTGGTAAGTCATGGCCTTGGTGGCGAACTTCGGATAGAGACGAGTTAGCTTCCTTTGTTTCGCAGAAATCGGTAAACCACATTGAGAATTGCGACCTTCCTCCGCCGCAGAAGTATCTTAGTGGGCAGCCTTGTGGCTCTGCCGATTCGACGGCTCGATCGAAGGGAAGTTTACCGGCACTTTCTTGCGATACAAGGCATGTATATCTTGCTTCTAACAAGTCTTCAAG CATTTATAGCTCAATCCATGAGGATGTTATGGATCAAGTTTTGGAGGGAAACCATAGCAAAACAGAGCTGATAGAAGCACTGTGTCGCTCTCAAACAAGGGCGAGGATGGCGGAAGAGGCGGCGAAACAGGCTTATGCTGAGAAAGAGCACATTATTACACTGTTTTTCAAACAGGCTTCACAACTCTTCGCCTATAAGCAATGGTTTCAGTTGCTGCTTGTAGAAAATCTTCACATTCAACTCAAGAATAACAAGGATCGGCAAATCTCCGGTCTCTTCCAGGCTCCGGCGTCCTTTGAACGTGGCGCGAAACCTTGGAAGACAAGGCATAAACCAAAAGGTGATATCACAACAACATATGCTGTGGCATTTGCTTTAGGATTGAGTCTTGTTGGTGCTGGCTTGATCTTAGGATGGAGTGTTGGATGGATGTTACCGCGTTTGTAG